In the Campylobacter concisus ATCC 51562 genome, GTGATATAGCCTTGAAAGCCACCACTATAATTCTTTGGCGTCCACTCTTTGCCATTTCCCATGTCAAATGTCCTAGCGATATCAGCCACTTGAGAAACGACTGAGTAGCCGCTATCAAGTGCTATTTGATAGATAAACGGCTTAAAGCTTGATCCTGGCTGGCGCTTACTTTGAGTGGCGCGGTTATAGCTGCTTTTTGCGTAGTCAATACCGCCAATTAGTGCCAAAATTTGACCGCTTTGTGGATGAGTAACTACTATAGCTCCATTTAGGATTTCTGCATTTGCTTTTTTATCGCGTTTTAAAATTTCATTGTAGCCATAGACTAGAGCTTCTTGAGCGATCTTTTGAACGTTTAGATCAACTGTGCTTTGTATCTTATAGCCACCAGTTTTTATATCGTCAAATTTTTTAGAGGCCTCTTTTATTATCTCATCGACTACGTAAGGGGCTTTGTTTCTTGTGAGAGTATCGTCAAAGACTGCTGGTTCTTCAAGCACGCCTTTGCGGTACTCGTCCTCGTTTATCCAGCCGATGCTATACATTCTCTCAAGCACTCTATTTGCACGGCTAAGTGATAGGTCAAGGTGCTTTGTAGGATCATAGGTGCTTGGCGCTTTTGGCAAGCCAACTAGCATGGCAACTTCTTTTATGCTTAGCTCATTTAGCTCTTTTCTAAAATATCCCTCAGCTGCTGTTTTTATGCCGTAGTAGCCATGTCCAAAATAGACGTGATTTAGGTATCTTTCGATGATATCTTCTTTGCTAAGCTCGCTTTCAAGCTTCATGGCAAGCACGATCTCTTTTATCTTTCTTGTAAATTTCTTCTCACGGCTTAGAGCCAAATTTTTAATGAGCTGTTGTGTTAGTGTTGAAGCTCCCTCGACTAGTTTTCTAGCTTTAATATCTTTTATGGCAGCTCTTGCCATAGCTTCTATGTTTATGCCACCATGCTCAAAGTAGCTTGTATCCTCGATAGCTACGAGCGCTTCGATGACACGCGGCGGGATGTCGTTATACTTTACGTAAATTCTATTTTCTTCAAAGATATTTGCGATGAGTTCGTTGTTTCTATCAAAAATTTGCGTTGTAAGCTTTGGTTTATAATCAATAATAGCGTAAGCATCAAATCTAACTTGTGAGTAAAAATATAAAAATGCTCCGCCAAGCGAAATGGCAACTATAAAGATAAATGCCAAGATATATTTCATAAAAATGCCTTTAATATTTTTAAATTTAGTCCCATGGCCGTGCTGGTTTCGCCGTGTTGGGAGATGATGTATTTTTTATT is a window encoding:
- a CDS encoding transglycosylase domain-containing protein, which produces MKYILAFIFIVAISLGGAFLYFYSQVRFDAYAIIDYKPKLTTQIFDRNNELIANIFEENRIYVKYNDIPPRVIEALVAIEDTSYFEHGGINIEAMARAAIKDIKARKLVEGASTLTQQLIKNLALSREKKFTRKIKEIVLAMKLESELSKEDIIERYLNHVYFGHGYYGIKTAAEGYFRKELNELSIKEVAMLVGLPKAPSTYDPTKHLDLSLSRANRVLERMYSIGWINEDEYRKGVLEEPAVFDDTLTRNKAPYVVDEIIKEASKKFDDIKTGGYKIQSTVDLNVQKIAQEALVYGYNEILKRDKKANAEILNGAIVVTHPQSGQILALIGGIDYAKSSYNRATQSKRQPGSSFKPFIYQIALDSGYSVVSQVADIARTFDMGNGKEWTPKNYSGGFQGYITIKSAITQSRNLATINLLNDLGLSSVRKQLTDMGFNDIPENLSIALGSFGISPLDFAKFYSMFPNEGEMVEPTLIKHIENSFGASMDYEPQRKQVLKPEQAFLMTTLLQNVVNNGTGRNAKINGIQIAGKTGTTNNNIDAWFCGYSPDIEAIIWYGNDDNSPMKKIEGGGRTAAPVFKKFMEGYIKLYPTLRRAFEQPDGVYKGYYGGSDEYYTNDSPLPQNMPANDIIQDQENDGLLF